A region of the Gemmobacter fulvus genome:
TCGCTGGCCGTGCTGGAGGCGCTGCTGTCGCGCGAAGACGTGGCCTGGGATGGCACCTATTACAAGTTCGACCCGCTGACCGTGATGCCCCGGCCGGAATATCCGATCCCGCTGTCTCTGGCGGTCATGGCACCCGAGGGCATCGAGGCGGTGGCGCGGCAGGGCTATCATGTGCAGACCACGCCGCTGGGGGCCGATCACGCCACGCTGCTGGCGCAGGTGAACGCCTTCACGCGCGGCAAGGCCGCAGGCAAGGCGGGGGCCAGCAACCGGCTGGCCCTGCAACGCGGCATCTTTCTGGCGCGCAATGCCGCCGATGCCCATGACAAGCTGACCCTCGCGCAGGATTACTACAGCCGTTTCGACAATGTCTGGTCCGGCCCCGGTCTGGTGGACAAGGGCAGCATCCGCCCGCTGCCGCGCAGCCAGAGCAAGGAAGAGCTGGGCTGCAACCTTCTGATCTGCACCCGCGACGAAATGATCGACCGGCTGTCCGCCTATGCCGAAGCGGGCATTGACGAGGTGATCTCCACCTCGAACTACGGCCAGTCGCAGGCAGAAACGCTCGACATGATGGCGCGCTTTGCCAGCGAGGTCATGCCTCACCTGAAGGGTCTGCGGCAGCGCGCCGTGGCCTGACCCCACCTCAAATCCATCTCAAGGAAAGGAAATCCCATGCCGATGATCCGTGTCGAAATGTTCGAAGGCCGCACGCCCGAACAGAAATCCGCCTTTGCCCGCGCCATGACCGAGGCCTTTGTCACCACCTGTGGCGGCACCGCGCAATCCGTGCATGTGGTCTTTGCCGATGTCGCCAAAGGCGACTGGGCGGTGGCGGGCCGCCTGTGCAGCGAACCTGCCGAGGCGAAGTGACATGGCGATCGACTGTGCCTACACGATCGAGGGGCAAGGCCCGGCGCTGTTTCTGATCCACGGCATCGGCGCGCGCAAGACCGGCTTTGCCAAGGTGGTCGCAGCCCTGAAAGATCGCTTTACCTGCATCAGCTATGACCTGCGCGGCCATGGCGACAGCCCGCTGCCCGAAGGCCGCTTCGGGCTGGAAGACCTGGTGGATGATCTGGAGGCTCTGCGTGACCGGCTGGGCATCGCCCAGGCGCATTTTGCCGGGCACTCGCTTGGCGGCATGATCGGCCCGGCCTATGCCCACCGCTATCCCGACCGGGTGCTGTCTCTGGGCCTTTTGTCCACGGCGGCCTTCCGCACCGAGGATGACAGCGCCAAGGTCAAGGCCGTGGTGGCGCAGATGCGCGACAAGGGCATCGGGCAGGTTCTGGATACGCTGACCGCGCGCTGGTTCACCGATGCCTTTGCCGCAGCCCACCCCGAGGTGATCGCCTGGCGCAAACAGCAGGTGCTGGACACCCCGGCCGAGGTGTTCCTGACTGTGTTCGACATCTATGCCGAAACGGAAATGGCCCCGTGGCTGCACGAGGTTGCGGCTCCGGCACTGGTTCTGACCGGCGAGCTGGATGGCGGCTGCAATCCGCGTCTGAACCAGCAGATTGCGGCGGCCCTGCCGAAGGCCGATCTGGTGATTCTGGAGGGCCTGAAACACGCGATCCTGATCGAGGCATCCGAGCGGGTGGTGCCGCCCCTGCGCCAGTTCCTGCTGCGCCAGAGCTGACCCTTCCGGCAAAGGCGGTTGTCCGATCCGGCCCCCGCCTTTGCCCACCCCACACCGGCGCGCGGTGTTTCCCTGCCTTCAACGATCCCACACAATACCCCGGACTTGTCGCGCCCTCGCCCCTATCTCGCCCGATTTCGGGGTCAATACATCCTCAGCAACCCGCATAAGTCGCATGGGGAATACAATGGATCGATTGACCGAAATGGAAGCCTTCGCCACCGTGGTGGATCAAGGCGGCTTTACGGACGCTGCCAAGAAGATGGGTATTTCCAAATCGGCAGTGTCAAAACACGTCTCGGCACTGGAGGCCCGGCTTGGGGCGCGTCTGCTGAACCGCACCACACGCCGGGTCAGCCCGACGGAAATCGGCCTTGCCTATTACGACCGCGCCCGCCGCGTGCTGAATGACGCAGGCGAAGCCGATGCCTTGGTCACCTCGATGCAATCCGCGCCTTCGGGTCTGCTGCGCATCAGCGTCGCCACCGATTTCGGCGTCAATCTTCTGTCGCCCATTCTGGGGGACTTCCTGCTGGAATATCCCGACATCACCGTCAACATGGTGCTGAACAACCGCTATGTGGAGCTGATTTCCGAAGGGTTCGACATG
Encoded here:
- a CDS encoding LLM class flavin-dependent oxidoreductase; the encoded protein is MDFNHFLSSYLPNPVTGGIRLYADMIEQAQHAEALGYRGITIPEHHLINILLVPSPLQLAAHLAAKTKTIELVTSIAVLPIRDMRVFAGEVVQASILTEGRLVLGVGRGAFGYEVERLGVPRGELKPRFEESLAVLEALLSREDVAWDGTYYKFDPLTVMPRPEYPIPLSLAVMAPEGIEAVARQGYHVQTTPLGADHATLLAQVNAFTRGKAAGKAGASNRLALQRGIFLARNAADAHDKLTLAQDYYSRFDNVWSGPGLVDKGSIRPLPRSQSKEELGCNLLICTRDEMIDRLSAYAEAGIDEVISTSNYGQSQAETLDMMARFASEVMPHLKGLRQRAVA
- a CDS encoding 2-hydroxymuconate tautomerase, translating into MPMIRVEMFEGRTPEQKSAFARAMTEAFVTTCGGTAQSVHVVFADVAKGDWAVAGRLCSEPAEAK
- a CDS encoding alpha/beta fold hydrolase, whose product is MAIDCAYTIEGQGPALFLIHGIGARKTGFAKVVAALKDRFTCISYDLRGHGDSPLPEGRFGLEDLVDDLEALRDRLGIAQAHFAGHSLGGMIGPAYAHRYPDRVLSLGLLSTAAFRTEDDSAKVKAVVAQMRDKGIGQVLDTLTARWFTDAFAAAHPEVIAWRKQQVLDTPAEVFLTVFDIYAETEMAPWLHEVAAPALVLTGELDGGCNPRLNQQIAAALPKADLVILEGLKHAILIEASERVVPPLRQFLLRQS